One part of the Lotus japonicus ecotype B-129 chromosome 2, LjGifu_v1.2 genome encodes these proteins:
- the LOC130737366 gene encoding G-type lectin S-receptor-like serine/threonine-protein kinase At1g34300: protein MSLCIFFFFHLFLLLFLSNAQQNQQLSSFNISLSPWLPSQNRTLHSPNSKFTAGFFPASPTSQNLFTFSVWFSRVPRTANPLVWSAKTQVNSSGSLVITSKGELLLQGSTVNLNSSSNSSQLVLQDNGNLVFGSWESFDNPTNTILPAQNITHVRLRSNNGKFKFIAAQCLVLNENSTCDSNDQYYKIQSPFRSMDDDGKMTMESNSFLTSDYGDPRLRKLVLDDDGNLRIYSFYPEQGNKWVEVWRGIWEMCKIKGKCGANAICMPREEYNSTSCLCPSGFKPVQGGAEKGCTLKIPLSRNTIFIRLDYINYTSDGTVNQTNADNFTICESTCRRDPKCLGFGFKYDGSGYCARVLGTQLRYGLWSPGSETAMFVKVDQSESEASNFIGLTQVMQTSCPVNISLPPPPKDSNTTARNIAIICTLFAAELIAGVAFFWSFLKRYIKYRDMATTLGLELLPAGGPKRFSYAELKAATNDFSNLIGRGGFGDVYKGVLADNRVVAVKCLKNVTGGDAEFWAEVTIIARMHHLNLVRLWGFCAEKGQRILIYEYIPGGSLDKYLFRHRSVKLNGETDPDVGPTSQGKPALDWHMRYRIAMGVARAIAYLHEECLEWVLHCDIKPENILLGDDFCPKISDFGLAKLRKKEDMVTMSKRRGTPGYMAPEWITADPITSKADVFSFGMVLLELVSGVRNFEIHSSEVKSEEWYFPGWAFDKMFKEMRLDDILDSKIKEVYDSRVHFEFVNRMVMTAMWCLQERPEMRPTMGKVAKMLEGTAEITEPKKPTVFFLGEE from the coding sequence cttcttcttcttccatctcTTCTTGTTGCTGTTCCTCTCCAATGCCCAACAAAACCAACAACTCTCATCCTTCAACATCTCACTCTCCCCATGGCTCCCTTCACAGAACAGAACCCTCCACTCCCCAAATTCCAAGTTCACTGCTGGCTTCTTCCCAGCATCACCCACTTCTCAAAACCTCTTCACTTTCTCTGTCTGGTTCTCCAGAGTCCCTAGAACTGCAAACCCTCTTGTTTGGAGTGCTAAAACCCAAGTCAACAGCTCTGGCTCCCTTGTAATCACCTCAAAAGGTGAGCTTCTTCTCCAAGGTTCAACTGTTAACCTTAATTCTTCTTCCAACTCCTCACAGCTAGTTCTTCAAGACAATGGAAACTTGGTGTTTGGGAGCTGGGAAAGCTTTGATAACCCAACCAACACAATCTTGCCAGCCCAGAACATCACTCATGTCAGGCTGAGATCTAACAATGGGAAATTCAAGTTCATTGCTGCCCAGTGTTTGGTTCTCAATGAAAATTCCACATGTGACTCTAATGATCAGTACTATAAAATCCAAAGTCCATTCCGGAGCATGGATGATGATGGGAAAATGACCATGGAAAGTAACTCTTTTCTCACTTCTGATTATGGTGACCCCAGGTTGAGGAAATTGGTTCTTGATGATGATGGGAATCTCAGAATCTACAGCTTCTACCCAGAGCAGGGTAACAAGTGGGTTGAGGTTTGGAGAGGGATATGGGAGATGTGCAAAATCAAAGGAAAGTGTGGAGCTAATGCTATCTGCATGCCCAGAGAGGAATATAACTCTACTTCTTGTCTTTGCCCATCTGGGTTCAAGCCAGTTCAAGGTGGAGCTGAAAAAGGTTGCACCTTGAAAATCCCTCTTTCAAGAAACACCATTTTTATCAGGCTGGACTATATAAACTACACCAGTGATGGCACTGTGAATCAAACCAATGCAGACAACTTCACAATCTGTGAATCCACCTGCAGAAGGGACCCAAAGTGTCTTGGATTTGGGTTCAAGTATGATGGATCAGGCTACTGTGCTCGGGTATTGGGAACACAGCTTCGGTATGGTCTCTGGTCACCAGGTTCTGAAACTGCCATGTTTGTGAAAGTGGACCAATCTGAATCAGAAGCCTCCAATTTCATTGGCTTGACCCAAGTGATGCAAACATCATGCCCTGTCAACATAAGCCTGCCACCGCCACCTAAAGACTCAAACACCACCGCCAGAAACATTGCCATAATCTGCACCCTTTTTGCTGCAGAGCTCATAGCTGGGGTGGCTTTCTTCTGGTCTTTTCTCAAGAGATACATCAAGTACAGAGACATGGCCACCACACTAGGCCTTGAGCTTCTACCTGCTGGTGGCCCCAAGAGGTTCAGTTACGCGGAGCTCAAAGCCGCAACCAATGACTTCTCCAACCTCATTGGCAGAGGAGGCTTTGGAGATGTCTACAAAGGGGTTTTGGCAGACAACCGCGTTGTCGCGGTGAAGTGCCTGAAGAATGTCACCGGCGGAGACGCTGAATTCTGGGCAGAGGTCACCATCATTGCCAGGATGCACCATCTCAACTTGGTTCGCTTGTGGGGTTTCTGTGCTGAGAAAGGACAAAGGATACTAATCTATGAATATATCCCTGGTGGATCACTGGACAAGTACTTGTTCCGGCATAGATCTGTGAAATTGAATGGTGAAACTGATCCAGATGTTGGCCCAACCTCACAAGGGAAGCCTGCATTGGATTGGCACATGAGGTACAGAATTGCTATGGGTGTGGCCAGGGCAATTGCATACTTACATGAGGAGTGTTTAGAGTGGGTTCTGCACTGTGACATCAAGCCTGAGAACATTCTATTAGGTGATGATTTTTGCCCTAAGATATCGGATTTCGGGCTCGCCAAGCTGAGGAAAAAGGAAGACATGGTGACCATGTCTAAGAGGAGGGGCACTCCTGGTTACATGGCTCCTGAATGGATCACTGCTGATCCAATCACCTCAAAAGCTGATGTGTTCAGCTTTGGCATGGTGCTGTTGGAGCTTGTGAGTGGGGTGAGGAACTTTGAGATCCATAGCTCTGAGGTGAAGAGTGAGGAGTGGTATTTCCCAGGGTGGGCTTTTGATAAGATGTTTAAGGAGATGAGATTGGATGACATTTTGGATAGTAAGATCAAAGAGGTTTATGACAGTAGGGTTCATTTTGAGTTTGTTAATAGGATGGTGATGACAGCAATGTGGTGCCTGCAGGAAAGGCCTGAGATGAGGCCAACCATGGGAAAAGTTGCTAAGATGTTGGAAGGGACTGCGGAGATCACTGAGCCCAAGAAGCCCACTGTTTTCTTCCTTGGGGAGGAGTAG